The Arachis hypogaea cultivar Tifrunner chromosome 14, arahy.Tifrunner.gnm2.J5K5, whole genome shotgun sequence genome has a segment encoding these proteins:
- the LOC112744636 gene encoding uncharacterized protein, with translation MAAAHSSNAEKKIVRVDISSDTVCPWCFVGKKNLDKAIAASNEKYNFELRWHPFQLDSNAPKEGIDKKEYYIRKFGSRSEQMAARMSEVFRNVGLEYSMSGLTGNTMDSHRLIYFAGQQGLDKQHALVEELCLGYFTQGKYIGDQNFLLECAAKVGVEGAEDFLKNPNNGLEEVEDELRTYSSNIGGVPYYVINGNHKLSGAQPPEVFLRAFEVATS, from the exons ATGGCTGCAGCGCATAGCAGCAACGCTGAAAAGAAGATTGTGAGAGTTGACATTAGCTCTGATACTGTATGCCCATGGTGCTTTGTTGGCAAAAAGAATCTAGACAAAGCCATAGCCGCATCTAACGAGAAATACAACTTTGAG CTAAGATGGCATCCCTTTCAACTTGATTCTAATGCCCCTAAAGAAGGCATTGACAAGAAGGAGTATTACATAAGAAAGTTTGGATCACGATCTGAACAGATGGCGGCACGGATGTCAGAG GTCTTCAGGAATGTTGGTCTAGAATATAGCATGTCTGGACTCAC GGGAAACACTATGGACAGCCACAGGCTTATATATTTTGCAGGACAACAGGGTCTTGACAAGCAACATGCTCTTGTGGAAGAACTTTGCCTTGGCTATTTCACTCAAGGAAAATACATTGGTGACCA GAACTTTCTTCTGGAATGTgctgcaaaggttggtgtagaagGTGCAGAAGACTTTCTTAAGAATCCCAACAATGGATTGGAGGAG GTTGAGGATGAACTCAGAACATACTCAAGTAACATTGGAGGAGTTCCATATTATGTG ATTAATGGGAATCACAAGCTGAGTGGTGCTCAACCCCCTGAGGTCTTTCTGAGAGCTTTTGAAGTTGCTACAAGTTAA